In Rutidosis leptorrhynchoides isolate AG116_Rl617_1_P2 chromosome 2, CSIRO_AGI_Rlap_v1, whole genome shotgun sequence, one genomic interval encodes:
- the LOC139891236 gene encoding uridine kinase-like protein 4 gives MGSKPVEYLIEASSGAHFSGFHMNGMQETNSQAGQATTSVTENVHKQPFIIGVAGGAASGKTTVCDMIIEQLHDQRVVLVNQDSFYHSLTAEELTRVHEYNFDHPDAFDNEKLLSVVEMLRHGKAVDIPKYDFRSYKNIVSRRVNPSDVIILEGILIFHDPRVRELMNMKIFVDTDADVRLARRIRRDTGEKGRDIGTVLDQYSKFVKPAFDDFILPTKKYADIIIPRGGDNHVAIDLIVQHIRTKLGQHDLCKIYPNLYVIHSTFQIRGMHTLIRDAQTTKHDFVFYADRLIRLVVEHGLGHLPFTEKQVVTPTGSVYTGVDFCKRLCGVSVIRSGESMENALRACCKGIKIGKILIHREGDNGQQLIYEKLPQDISDRHVLLLDPILGTGNSAVQAISLLLKKGVPEANIIFLNLISAPQGVHVVCKRFPRIKIVTSEIETGLNNEYRVLPGMGEFGDRYFGTDDE, from the exons ATGGGATCAAAACCAGTTGAATATTTAATAGAGGCGTCATCAGGGGCCCATTTTTCCGGATTTCACATGAATGGGATGCAGGAAACAAATTCACAAGCGGGACAGGCAACAACGTCAGTGACTGAAAATGTGCACAAGCAGCCTTTTATCATTG GGGTTGCTGGAGGCGCAGCTTCAGGAAAGACAACTGTTTGTGATATGATTATTGAGCAGCTTCATGATCAGCGTGTCGTGCTTGTCAACCAG GACTCATTCTATCATAGTTTGACTGCTGAAGAACTTACAAGGGTTCATGAGTACAACTTCGATCATCCTG ATGCTTTCGACAACGAAAAGTTATTGTCAGTGgtagagatgttgaggcatggtaaAGCTGTGGATATTCCAAAATATGATTTCAGAAGTTATAAGAACATCGTTTCTCGAAGG GTGAATCCTTCAGATGTCATAATTTTGGAAGGGATATTAATTTTTCATGATCCTCGTGTGCGTGAACTGATGAACATGAAGATCTTTGTTGATACAG ATGCTGATGTGCGCCTTGCAAGGAGAATAAGGCGCGATACAGGTGAAAAAGGACGAGATATTGGTACGGTTCTCGATCAG TACTCAAAGTTCGTGAAGCCTGCTTTTGATGATTTTATACTTCCAACTAAAAAGTATGCTGACATCATCATACCTCGTGGAGGAGACAATCATGTAGCTATTGATTTAATTGTCCAACATATTCGGACAAAACTTGGTCAGCATGATCTTTGTAAAATATATCCAAATTTGTACGTCATCCACTCAACTTTTCAG ATACGTGGCATGCATACACTTATACGTGATGCTCAAACAACCAAACATGATTTTGTGTTTTATGCGGATCGATTGATCCGTTTG GTCGTGGAGCATGGTTTGGGACATTTACCATTTACAGAAAAACAGGTGGTAACTCCAACCG GGTCAGTATACACAGGCGTAGATTTTTGTAAGAGATTATGTGGTGTTTCTGTTATTAGAAG TGGTGAGAGTATGGAAAATGCTTTACGAGCATGTTGCAAGGGTATCAAGATCGGGAAAATTCTAATTCATAGAGAAGGTGATAATGGTCAACAG TTAATATATGAAAAGTTGCCACAAGACATATCTGATAGGCATGTATTGTTGTTGGATCCAATACTCGGAACAG GCAATTCAGCTGTTCAAGCTATTTCCTTGCTTTTAAAGAAAGGTGTACCAGAGGCTAATATCATATTCCTTAATCTGATCTCT GCACCGCAAGGAGTGCATGTAGTCTGCAAACGGTTCCCAAGAATTAAGATAGTAACATCAGAAATAGAGACAGGTTTAAATAACGAGTATCGTGTGCTTCCGGGGATGGGAGAGTTTGGAGACAGGTATTTTGGGACAGATGATGAATGA